A genomic region of Lytechinus pictus isolate F3 Inbred chromosome 2, Lp3.0, whole genome shotgun sequence contains the following coding sequences:
- the LOC129275243 gene encoding uncharacterized protein LOC129275243: MASLTSKYLQLPDASSCDIGKPSPLAMLAATCRKIGTSPGVSSRRVPRIPSPQPQLTPLSTTSPVSTSSSCSYLPPTPPPSPHMTSSSPALSVSPEPTEFSPLRSVSPIIPGHQPCYYSLYQPVMRYSPYSTTPLSRPRVPPSSMSYHLATTPYSSCTPVVVRVPTFNHTLYSSSSPPMFGVYPHHDQPIHATTSSMKVRSTRNRRSRRVVIKDEEEEIIDVVSL, from the exons ATGGCTTCTCTGACTTCAAAGTACTTACAG cTCCCTGATGCTAGCTCGTGTGATATTGGCAAACCAAGTCCACTGGCCATGTTAGCTGCTACCTGTCGAAAGATTGGCACATCACCAGGCGTGTCTTCTCGTCGAGTGCCGAGGATACCTTCACCACAACCCCAGCTCACTCCCTTGTCGACGACCTCGCCTGTTTCTACATCGTCGTCCTGTTCGTATCTTCCACCTACTCCACCACCGTCACCACACATGACATCGTCATCTCCAGCGTTGTCGGTATCACCTGAGCCTACCGAGTTTTCACCTCTCCGATCAGTTAGCCCGATCATCCCTGGTCATCAGCCATGCTACTATTCTCTATATCAACCTGTTATGCGGTACTCTCCTTACTCTACTACACCTCTATCAAGACCAAGAGTACCACCATCATCCATGAGCTACCATCTAGCTACCACTCCATACTCATCGTGTACTCCTGTGGTTGTACGAGTACCAACATTCAACCACACGCTTTattcatcatcgtcaccacccaTGTTCGGGGTCTACCCTCATCACGATCAACCCATCCATGCTACGACGTCGTCAATGAAGGTCCGTTCTACAAGGAATCGACGATCACGCCGAGTGGTAATCAAGGATGAGGAAGAGGAGATCATCGACGTCGTATCACTTTGA
- the LOC129284289 gene encoding transcription factor Sp5-like isoform X3 codes for MASLTSKYLQLPEASSCDIGKPSPLAMLAATCRKIGTSPGVSSRRVPRILSLQPQLTPLSTTSSASTSSSCSYLPPTPPPSPHMTSSSPALSVSPQPTELSSLRSVSPIIPGHQPCYYPLYQPVMRYSPYSTTPLSRPRVPPSSMSYHLATTPYSSCTPVVVPVPTFNHTLHSSSSPPKFGVYPHHDQPIHAKMSSMKVLSTRNRRSRRVVIKDEEEEIIDVVSL; via the exons ATGGCTTCTCTGACTTCAAAGTACTTACAG CTCCCTGAAGCTAGCTCGTGTGATATTGGCAAACCAAGTCCCCTGGCCATGTTAGCTGCAACCTGTCGAAAGATTGGCACATCACCAGGCGTGTCTTCCCGTCGAGTGCCGAGGATACTTTCACTACAACCACAGCTCACTCCCTTGTCGACGACCTCGTCTGCTTCTACATCGTCGTCCTGTTCGTATCTTCCACCTACTCCACCACCGTCACCACACATGACCTCGTCATCTCCAGCGTTGTCGGTATCACCTCAGCCTACCGAGTTGTCATCTCTCCGATCAGTTAGCCCGATCATCCCTGGTCATCAGCCATGCTACTATCCTCTATATCAACCTGTTATGCGGTATTCTCCTTACTCTACTACACCTCTATCAAGACCAAGAGTACCACCCTCATCCATGAGCTACCATCTAGCTACCACTCCATACTCATCGTGTACTCCTGTGGTTGTACCAGTACCAACATTCAACCACACGCTTCATTCATCATCGTCGCCACCCAAGTTCGGGGTCTACCCTCATCATGATCAACCCATCCATGCTAAGATGTCGTCAATGAAGGTTCTTTCTACGCGGAATCGACGATCACGCCGAGTGGTAATCAAGGATGAGGAAGAGGAGATCATCGACGTCGTATCGCTCTGA
- the LOC129284289 gene encoding transcription factor Sp5-like isoform X4, with protein sequence MAFLTSKYLQLPEASSCDIGKPSPLAMLAATCRKIGTSPGVSSRRVPRILSLQPQLTPLSTTSSASTSSSCSYLPPTPPPSPHMTSSSPALSVSPQPTELSSLRSVSPIIPGHQPCYYPLYQPVMRYSPYSTTPLSRPRVPPSSMSYHLATTPYSSCTPVVVPVPTFNHTLHSSSSPPKFGVYPHHDQPIHAKMSSMKVLSTRNRRSRRVVIKDEEEEIIDVVSL encoded by the exons ATGGCTTTCCTGACTTCAAAGTACTTACAG CTCCCTGAAGCTAGCTCGTGTGATATTGGCAAACCAAGTCCCCTGGCCATGTTAGCTGCAACCTGTCGAAAGATTGGCACATCACCAGGCGTGTCTTCCCGTCGAGTGCCGAGGATACTTTCACTACAACCACAGCTCACTCCCTTGTCGACGACCTCGTCTGCTTCTACATCGTCGTCCTGTTCGTATCTTCCACCTACTCCACCACCGTCACCACACATGACCTCGTCATCTCCAGCGTTGTCGGTATCACCTCAGCCTACCGAGTTGTCATCTCTCCGATCAGTTAGCCCGATCATCCCTGGTCATCAGCCATGCTACTATCCTCTATATCAACCTGTTATGCGGTATTCTCCTTACTCTACTACACCTCTATCAAGACCAAGAGTACCACCCTCATCCATGAGCTACCATCTAGCTACCACTCCATACTCATCGTGTACTCCTGTGGTTGTACCAGTACCAACATTCAACCACACGCTTCATTCATCATCGTCGCCACCCAAGTTCGGGGTCTACCCTCATCATGATCAACCCATCCATGCTAAGATGTCGTCAATGAAGGTTCTTTCTACGCGGAATCGACGATCACGCCGAGTGGTAATCAAGGATGAGGAAGAGGAGATCATCGACGTCGTATCGCTCTGA
- the LOC129284289 gene encoding uncharacterized protein LOC129284289 isoform X2: MVIIFALSYRLRSHQLRYFDTSNSSSSWLHSTSKAEEAVAAAPLAVAKERVPEQRKITIPPPSGFEALMNVVNKMEEELNGAAFLSRTVEPAPTSPKTPELFILNDDDDASPPPAPVVAGRHRLQRQHAVMVHATPCGRPVMPVVTEEPRIGAASRQPPPPSPEIVVISDDENGDVDETINNLFPTIRRRLDYEMEEDEEGKEEEEEKEVDDDSGMEEGEIVEPEDSDMTDVAENIPCTFHFENLVNT; the protein is encoded by the exons ATGGTTATCATTTTTGCCCTGAGCTACAGACTGAGATCACATCAACTTCGTTACTTCGATACTAGTAATTCATCTTCATCATGGCTTCATTCAACCTCCAAAGCAGAAGAAGCAGTCGCAGCAGCACCATTAGCAGTAGCTAAGGAGAGAGTGCCTGAGCAGAGAAAGATCACGATACCTCCCCCTTCTGGATTCGAAGCATTGATG AACGTGGTCAACAAGATGGAGGAGGAACTGAATGGTGCAGCCTTTCTCTCAAGAACGGTAGAACCAGCCCCTACATCGCCAAAAACACCCGAACTGTTCATCctaaatgatgatgacgatgcgTCACCCCCACCAGCCCCTGTGGTAGCTGGCCGCCACCGTCTTCAAAGGCAACATGCTGTCATGGTCCATGCTACACCATGTGGGAGACCAGTCATGCCAGTGGTAACTGAAGAGCCAAGGATAGGAGCCGCATCGAggcaaccaccaccaccatccccTGAAATAGTCGTCATTTCGGATGACGAAAATGGTGACGTAGACGAAACCATCAACAATCTTTTTCCGACAATACGCCGAAGATTAGACTACGAAATGGAGGAGGATGAAGAGGgcaaggaagaggaggaggagaaagaggttGATGATGACTCGGGGATGGAAGAGGGGGAGATAGTTGAACCGGAGGACTCAGACATGACAGATGTCGCGGAGAATATTCCG tgtacatttcattttgagAATTTGGTTAATACATAA
- the LOC129284289 gene encoding uncharacterized protein LOC129284289 isoform X1, with protein MVIIFALSYRLRSHQLRYFDTSNSSSSWLHSTSKAEEAVAAAPLAVAKERVPEQRKITIPPPSGFEALMNVVNKMEEELNGAAFLSRTVEPAPTSPKTPELFILNDDDDASPPPAPVVAGRHRLQRQHAVMVHATPCGRPVMPVVTEEPRIGAASRQPPPPSPEIVVISDDENGDVDETINNLFPTIRRRLDYEMEEDEEGKEEEEEKEVDDDSGMEEGEIVEPEDSDMTDVAENIPVRMNVPSGPLIMAINSLTNKVN; from the exons ATGGTTATCATTTTTGCCCTGAGCTACAGACTGAGATCACATCAACTTCGTTACTTCGATACTAGTAATTCATCTTCATCATGGCTTCATTCAACCTCCAAAGCAGAAGAAGCAGTCGCAGCAGCACCATTAGCAGTAGCTAAGGAGAGAGTGCCTGAGCAGAGAAAGATCACGATACCTCCCCCTTCTGGATTCGAAGCATTGATG AACGTGGTCAACAAGATGGAGGAGGAACTGAATGGTGCAGCCTTTCTCTCAAGAACGGTAGAACCAGCCCCTACATCGCCAAAAACACCCGAACTGTTCATCctaaatgatgatgacgatgcgTCACCCCCACCAGCCCCTGTGGTAGCTGGCCGCCACCGTCTTCAAAGGCAACATGCTGTCATGGTCCATGCTACACCATGTGGGAGACCAGTCATGCCAGTGGTAACTGAAGAGCCAAGGATAGGAGCCGCATCGAggcaaccaccaccaccatccccTGAAATAGTCGTCATTTCGGATGACGAAAATGGTGACGTAGACGAAACCATCAACAATCTTTTTCCGACAATACGCCGAAGATTAGACTACGAAATGGAGGAGGATGAAGAGGgcaaggaagaggaggaggagaaagaggttGATGATGACTCGGGGATGGAAGAGGGGGAGATAGTTGAACCGGAGGACTCAGACATGACAGATGTCGCGGAGAATATTCCGGTAAGAATGAACGTACCCTCTGGCCCTCTTATAATGGCAATAAACTCGTTGACAAATAAAGTAAACTAA